In the Bradyrhizobium guangzhouense genome, one interval contains:
- a CDS encoding response regulator — MAVDLSMPVLVVDDYSTMIRIIRNLLKQLGFDNIDDASDGSAALNKMRGKKYGLVISDWNMEPMTGYDLLREVRADPNLATTPFIMITAESKTENVIAAKKAGVNNYIVKPFNAATLKTKIEAVFPDMASA; from the coding sequence ATGGCGGTTGATTTGTCGATGCCGGTTCTGGTGGTGGATGACTATAGCACCATGATCCGTATCATTCGGAATCTGCTGAAGCAGCTTGGCTTCGATAATATCGATGATGCCAGCGACGGTTCGGCGGCGCTGAACAAGATGCGCGGCAAGAAGTACGGGCTCGTGATCTCCGACTGGAACATGGAGCCGATGACGGGTTACGATCTGCTTCGCGAAGTGCGCGCGGATCCGAACCTCGCCACCACGCCCTTCATCATGATCACGGCGGAATCGAAGACCGAGAACGTGATCGCGGCCAAGAAGGCCGGCGTGAACAACTACATCGTCAAGCCGTTCAACGCGGCGACGCTGAAGACCAAGATCGAGGCAGTCTTCCCGGATATGGCGAGCGCATAA
- a CDS encoding EAL domain-containing protein: MIRISTIFIAICMVLVAASLGLVLYSVAGINGTESAIVALTALTFLILYNAVSMRLRDRSDVGGQIADLSRGTADLARQVAEFGRRLAAIEGRIASSNSTNSDRVQSVVGEINELGGLVRQLAATVSTHEDLLAGHAPAPAPAPVASPAVDVPIDLIAPFDERPAAPPPLPAAPPRPTPPVVPPPTGSAVHAVNGRNQTQMLATLRSAIDENRIDIFLQPMVTLPQRKVRFYEAVTRVRDERDQLIAAEEFISLAEASGLIGRIDNMVLLRCVQVLRRLMVRNKDVGVFCNVAASTLGNSTTFAQCLDFLEANRALAASLVLEFKQSTFRALGPAETENLAALAQRGFRFSIDHVTDLRIEPRELADRGVRFIKVPASLLLDPKQASTSDIHPSDLSDLLGRFGIDLIAERIEGERAVVDLLDYDVRFGQGFLFAPPRPLRPEGASATGGASPNPAQEIQGSNGPGTSSPGTTSGTTAGATSAAPPASPSQRITGNAALARRI; encoded by the coding sequence ATGATTCGCATTTCGACGATCTTCATCGCCATCTGCATGGTTCTGGTCGCGGCATCGCTCGGGCTCGTGCTCTATTCGGTCGCCGGCATCAACGGAACCGAATCCGCGATCGTGGCGCTGACCGCGCTGACCTTCCTGATCCTCTACAACGCGGTCTCGATGCGGCTGCGCGACCGCAGCGATGTCGGCGGCCAGATCGCCGACCTGTCGCGCGGCACCGCCGACCTCGCCCGCCAGGTGGCAGAGTTCGGCCGCCGGTTAGCTGCGATCGAAGGCCGTATCGCCTCGTCCAACTCGACCAATTCCGATCGGGTCCAGTCGGTGGTCGGCGAGATCAACGAGCTCGGCGGGCTGGTCAGGCAGCTTGCCGCCACAGTGTCGACCCATGAGGACCTGCTGGCCGGTCACGCACCGGCACCGGCCCCCGCTCCGGTCGCAAGCCCGGCGGTGGACGTGCCGATCGACCTGATCGCGCCGTTCGATGAGCGGCCGGCCGCTCCTCCCCCGCTTCCCGCAGCGCCGCCGCGGCCGACGCCGCCGGTGGTCCCGCCCCCGACCGGCAGCGCCGTTCATGCCGTCAACGGCCGCAACCAGACCCAGATGCTGGCGACGTTACGTAGCGCCATCGACGAGAACCGCATCGACATCTTCCTTCAGCCGATGGTGACGCTGCCGCAGCGCAAGGTCCGGTTCTACGAGGCCGTGACTCGGGTGCGCGACGAGCGCGATCAGCTGATCGCCGCCGAGGAGTTCATCAGCCTCGCCGAGGCCTCCGGGTTGATCGGGCGGATCGACAATATGGTGTTGCTGCGCTGCGTCCAGGTGCTGCGCCGGCTGATGGTGCGCAACAAGGACGTCGGCGTGTTCTGCAACGTCGCGGCTTCGACGCTCGGCAATTCCACCACCTTCGCGCAATGCCTCGACTTCCTCGAGGCCAACCGCGCGCTGGCGGCGTCGCTGGTGCTTGAGTTCAAGCAGTCGACCTTCCGCGCGCTCGGTCCGGCCGAGACCGAAAATCTGGCGGCGCTGGCGCAGCGCGGCTTCCGCTTCTCGATCGATCATGTCACGGACCTCAGGATCGAGCCGCGCGAGCTCGCCGACCGCGGTGTACGCTTCATCAAGGTTCCGGCGTCGCTCCTGCTCGACCCGAAGCAGGCCTCGACCTCGGACATTCACCCCTCCGACCTGTCCGACCTGCTCGGCCGCTTCGGCATCGATTTGATCGCGGAGCGGATCGAAGGCGAGCGCGCAGTGGTCGACCTGCTCGACTATGACGTGCGGTTCGGCCAGGGCTTTCTGTTCGCGCCGCCGCGGCCATTGCGGCCCGAAGGGGCATCTGCTACCGGCGGGGCCTCGCCGAACCCGGCGCAAGAGATTCAGGGATCCAATGGCCCCGGTACATCGAGCCCAGGCACAACGTCAGGCACGACAGCGGGCGCAACATCAGCTGCGCCGCCTGCCTCCCCGTCACAGCGCATCACCGGCAACGCGGCGCTCGCGCGCCGCATCTGA
- a CDS encoding TIGR01459 family HAD-type hydrolase, whose translation MTTLHFAQSLRELVGGVDVVLSDIWGVVHNGLESFPEACEALHTYRSHGGTVILITNAPRPADSVQRQLRKLGVADETYDAIVSSGDLTRLYVAEHPGRKMFWLGPERDNSIYRGLDATTAPLEEADYIVCTGLYDDETETAEDYRGMMLKARERKLTLVCANPDIVVERGDRLIYCAGAIAELYRELGGEVIFYGKPHRPIYERAMALAGERQGHPIDRKKVLAIGDSVRTDLTGAREFGIDCLFVTRGIHAEEFEGLDQLDPKSVLELFGHPPKALMRELKW comes from the coding sequence ATGACCACGCTGCATTTTGCCCAAAGCCTGCGCGAACTCGTGGGTGGAGTCGATGTCGTGCTCAGCGACATCTGGGGCGTGGTCCATAACGGCCTGGAATCCTTCCCCGAGGCCTGCGAGGCGCTGCACACCTATCGCAGCCACGGCGGTACGGTGATCCTGATCACCAACGCACCGCGCCCGGCCGACTCCGTGCAGCGGCAATTGCGCAAGCTCGGCGTCGCCGACGAGACCTACGACGCCATCGTTTCCTCCGGCGATCTGACGCGGCTCTATGTCGCCGAGCATCCCGGCCGCAAGATGTTCTGGCTCGGCCCCGAGCGCGACAATTCGATCTATCGCGGCCTCGATGCGACGACTGCGCCGCTGGAAGAGGCCGACTACATCGTCTGCACCGGACTCTACGACGACGAGACCGAAACCGCGGAAGACTATCGCGGCATGATGTTGAAGGCACGCGAGCGCAAGCTGACGCTGGTCTGCGCCAACCCCGATATCGTGGTCGAGCGCGGCGACCGGCTGATCTATTGCGCCGGCGCGATCGCCGAACTGTATCGTGAGCTCGGCGGCGAGGTGATCTTCTACGGCAAGCCGCACCGGCCGATCTATGAGCGCGCGATGGCGCTTGCCGGCGAACGCCAGGGCCACCCGATCGACCGGAAGAAAGTGCTGGCGATCGGCGATTCCGTCCGCACGGATCTCACCGGCGCGCGCGAATTCGGCATCGATTGCCTGTTCGTCACCCGCGGCATCCACGCCGAGGAGTTCGAGGGCCTCGACCAGCTCGATCCAAAGTCGGTGCTGGAATTGTTCGGGCACCCGCCGAAGGCGCTGATGCGCGAATTGAAGTGGTGA